In Chlamydia gallinacea 08-1274/3, the sequence GAAAGAACGTAAAAAATATGGCCATAAGAAAGCTCGTAAAAGCTTCCAATTTTCTAAACGTTAATTTCTATATTCAGAGACAAATAGTAACGGTTTTTCTTAGATGGAAAATTGCTTGCTTGTACTTATTTGATGTCTCTTTAGGACTAGTTTTTTAAGTGAGTTCTTAAAAGAAAAAAAAGTAGTCGTGTGGAAATATTTCTATTCATGCGATTACTTTTGGCTCAAGTTTCAGTGCATATTGCGCTAGCAACATTCTCATATTCTGAACATAATCTATCGGATGTTTCATTATAAAATCAGCGAAACATAGAAAAAAATTTTTTCGACTCTTTTTATAGGAAAATGATGATCAAGTCTCCTCAGACGTTTTTTTCAAATTTTTTTTAAAAAAATATCTTCCTTTTTTTAGGTATGCCAAAGAATGCTTTTCCCTCCTTTTTAGGAAAGTAAAAACGATCTTCAGCAAATTCTCCATCTTTCCCTATTTCAAAATAAACAACTTTACCCGCAGGTTGTAATGCATGGATTAAAGATGTAGAACTCGTTTTTAACATGATATGAGAAATATGTTTGTCCTTGTCTTCTTGCAAAAAAACAAATCCTCCCAAAGGGAGGCTATTAAAACTATCTATAAAAGTACAGTCTTGATACTGATCTCTAGAATTTCTAGGAATATTCCACCCATTAGCTTGAAATAAAATCTGAATAAACCCCGAACAATCTACTCCGGAATTCACTAAACAGTTATGCGCACACCTTCCTCCCCAAAGATAGGGAAAATCAAGAAATTTTTGTGATTCTTGGAGCAAAGTAGTTAATGAAAATGATTCATTTAAAAAACGTAGGTGATTTAAATCACAAAAAGCTTTCCCATCTTTCGATACAGATGGAAAATTTCTAGGCAAACATACATTACCAAAAGGATCTATAACTAGAGCAGACCCATAGGGAAGGGGAATGTGCCAAGGCTCCAAAAAAGCATCAAATGTTTTAACCAAAGCATTAGGGGCTAAATAGCCAGGAATAGCATCGAATTGCTCAGAAATATAGCCTGGATAAGGGTGCCAAACATTGTGTTTCCGGCTGTATATAATTTGAGAATAAGCATAGTATTTTCCCCCATCATCAAGTAAACAACGCTCTCCAAACAATAACTGCGTCTCTAAACCACCATCCTGAGAAAGAAGATTAGAAACAGAAGAACATAGTCGATAATGTTGCATTACTCCTCAAAACTGCGGTACGTCTTAAAATTTAACTTCTATGCCAGTTAAAATACGTTGGAAAACTTCATCTGGAGGAGATTCTGAAGAAATACGTAATAATTTTCCTAATTCTTGATAATAATGTGTCAGTGGTTCTGTAGATGTTTTATAATTTTTTAATCTTTGAAGAATGGTCTCAGGTGTATCATCAGAGCGACGAATCAATTCTGTATGGCACTGGGGGCATCTACTACTCTCTTGTTGAGACGATATATAGTTACATGAGGGACAAATAAACCTAGAGAGAATTCTTCGGACAACCTCTTCCTGAGACACATCTAATTGGATTACACAGTACTGAGCATGGCATTGCACTAAGAATTCATGTAACCAAATGGCTTGGTCCAAAGTCCTAGGAAATCCATCAATAATACATCCCGATGCACACTCCGGCTCTTGCAATTTTTCCTTAATGATATTCCAAACTAAAGCATCAGGAACTAGCTTTCCTTTATCTATATATTCTTGAGCTTTGATTCCCAAAGGAGTTCTCTTTTTAATATCGAAACGCAATAACTCCCCAGAACTTATATGAGGCAGACCTAACTTAATGGAAAGACGTTGCGACTGCGTTCCCTTTCCTGATCCCGGAGGTCCCATGATGATATAAAACATATTTATTAACACAATTTTTGATCTTTAAAAATTAAAATAAAAACTGAAAAAAATCTTAACAATAAACATGAAAAATACATACCAAAAAGTCATCTTCTTTTGTTCTTTTTAATCCTTGAATACAAATTAAATAAAACACTATAGTAAATGGAATCGATGTTATTGTATCTTATAAGATATATGGTTAGTCCTCTAAGGGGAAATCTTTACAATCGCGAGCTTGTAAGCTCTCTTTGTGAACTCGCTAATCCCACTTCTCCACACCCAATTTTGACTATTCCTGAAGGACCTTTAAATCAGCTTAATGAGGGAACACCTGCTTCAAATACCTCTATAGCCAACTTAATGCGCCTCCATCACATTCAACCACCACTTTCTTATGTAGACAACGGAAATATAAATACATGTTCGGGAGTTAAAAAGAAACCCAGTGTTTCCATATTTCATATCAGGCCCTACTTCATTCAATTTAATGATACTGAAAATCGGAGCAAGATCGAACAATTCCTTTATTATCTATGTAAAGTAGTCAGCATACTCCTATCTCCGGTTCTTGGCAAAGTGATACATCATGTATTTATTATTTATCAGCTTGCTAAACAATATTTTACTCTGAGATTCAATGAGCGGAGTATTATTAATTTCATTACAAAAGATGAAACAATTTCTTCATGGCGGAAGGGAGAATACATTGCATCCGCATCTGCGTTGAACCATTCTAAACGCTCTCTTCTATATCTAATTGCAGAAAGAGTGGCAAACTTGATTCTTGGGATAGTATCCCTATTCAGCATATGTGCTCTTGTTATTGCTATAGTGTTATGCTTCAGAGCAGGTACTCGCCTTTTTGATTTAATAGCAGCTTTTGCTCCACTTGCTATGATTATTTCTATGTGGGATACTGAACTATCCTCCTCTATATCAGCACTTCTTACTTGTGGAATCATATATGCCATCCCAGGAGCTATTCTCTATCCTTTCTTCACTAATCCTTCTCTAGAAATTATCTTTGTTTCCGGAATAATTAGCTGTGTTTTAGGTATGATATACTTTGTGTTTTACTCTATAACACATACTTGTACTCGCCGGGCAATATCCTCGATTAATCGTTCGTTACTTTCTCTACATATTAGTGAACAAATTCATGAGAGCGGTGTCCCAAATACTAGTTTGTCCAGATCAGTAGCAAAGAACTGTTTGGATCCTTATAGCTCATTACTAAACAGACAAACCTTCTCAGAAGAGGCAGCTCTAGGACCTGAGGAACCATCGTATCCACAGGATCTCTCTGGAATCTTACCGCTACCACCTCCGCCGCCTTATACAGATAGAGAGCTTCCTCCAAGCTATGAAGAAGCTATAAGAGAGGGAAGAAGATAATTCACAAAATTAAATAACTTAAACTATGATAGGCAAAGTTTGTGGCGTGTTTTTTATCCTTTGGTTGTCAGGACTTAGCGGATTGCTCTACCTATAAAAAAGTTGCAGCCCTAGTTACCGATGCAGTAATCTATCCTGTTGTCACCGCCATTGTCAGCGTAGTCTCCCAAATCATACTCCTTATAAAACTTATATTTAAATCTTTATGCTATATTTTTTCTCTTCTCTTTCATCCTTTGGAAGCATCGATTAGCAAAAGTTTTAGTGGGTTAAACTTAGAAACTTCCTGGTCTCATTTTGTCCTTATCCCTATAATAGGTAGTATGATTTCTGGTTTAATCATTGTTACTCAAGCAAATAAAGAGGAGAACTTGAGTTTTTTAGACTCTTGTGTGGTGTTCTTCGAAGCTCCGCTATACTACTGCTCTAGGACAATTTCTTGGTAAAGAAATGATTTAGGAGATGAACAAAGTTAATTTTTAGGGCCGTAATTATGCCGCTACAATCAATGATTATTTCTAATAATGACCGGCTTTCTGAACACGCTCTGAATATTACCGAAAAATACGGTTTTCTATGTCTTTCTCATGATGGTGTTAAGACCTATCTGTCTAGTCGCTCTCTCCCTTCGTCAACAACAATGAATGATCTAGCTAAGTCATCAGGTGTTGGGATTAACTTATTACGTTCTTTGAAATCTGCTGGAGTAGCAGTTGCGACTGTTACCGGTATTGATTTGACATCTCGTCTCATTGAAAGAGTTCTTTGGATAAAATACCTTTGTAATATGCTTAACCCACCAAATTCTGAAAGAGGGAAGAAATTGGACGACCTTTTTATAGGTATTGCTCTCTCTATTTTCCTATCTCTTGTTCTCATTATATTTGGTCCTTCTTTTGTTTCTGTTGTTACTGGGGCAATTAAAATCCACCGAGCATCTCAAGTGATCTGGGCATGCAATCGTGAAAATAAACAACTTCAACTTCTAGAATCTATCAATGCGAATAACCTCCAACCACTTCAGAGAGCTGCTATACGCACTTCTATAGAAGCTAATAAGCAAATGAAAAATACGTACATAAAATATAGAGCTACTCGCATTGCATTTTTATTAACTTCTCTTATTGTTTGCATAGCATTATTTGCACTAGCCGCCGGAGTTATATTAGCCTTTTGCTCTTCTGCAACCTCCGCTGCAATTACTTCTGCAATTATTGGTTGCGGGGTTTCAGGAGGATGTCTACTATTATTTGGATGTCTAGGTTTTATAGCTGCTTCTGTATATGAACATCGAAAACAAAGCCAAGCTACAGTTACATTACAACAAGCTATTCTTTGCACTATGGTAAGTGACCAGATTGTTAAGAAACCGGGAGACTATCAAAGAAGCGTGATAAGTCAGGAAATTGCCAACACATGCTATCGTGCTCCCTAACATATAAGTTTGGGTTATCGCAATGTATGTTCAGCTAAGCAGCTCACACGTTAAGTAAGAGTACTTCTTAGAGAATATCTAATTTATATATAGAAGAAATAGCATTGAAATCACTTGCTTCATAAGCATCAGGAGATAGGATCCAAAATAGGGAGGTCTGCTCTTTGCCTATCATCTCTATAGGGTAAGGAGAAGAAACACTTCTTGGTAAAGAAAATAAATTTTTAATAATTTTCTTTTTGCTTTCCCCCTGTACATAAACCACAACATGCTTTGCTTTATGTACAGCTCGGAAGGTGAGTGTCATTCTTCGCGTGTGTAGTTGAGGAACATCATTAAACACTACAAGACGGGTAGTTTCTCGAATAGCTTGAGTATTAGGAAATAAGGATAGTGTGTGTCCATCTTCTCCGATCCCAAGCATAATCATATCAAAACTAGACTGGGGAACTAGTTTTTCAATAATCTCTTGATATTTTTCTGCTCCCTGTGGGTCCTCAATTGGCATACGAAAAACTTGTTCCTCGGGAATGTTTAATTCCTTGAGTAAACTCATTGCCTGCCCATAATTACTATCTACAGATGTAGGGGGGACATTTCTTTCGTCTCCCCAAAATAAAAATATTTTTGAGGAATCTAAAATTTTTGATTTATTTTCTACTAAGCTCTTAAAAATTGCTAGAGGAGTGGATCCTCCGGAAAGGGCAACAAAAAAAGCGTTATTGTTTTGGATAGCTTTATTTGCAGTTGCTATCCAATCCCGACTAGCTAAATCAATAAATAATTCTCTTTTTTTAGTTAAGAGAAGTTTATGCTCATTATTAAAGTTGATCAGTGTGGCCATATAATATCTTTACTCCCTTTCTATTTACAGAGGGCGCCAAGATTTTCCATCTGCTAACAAGAGATCTTCGGCTTGTTTGGGCCCAGAGGATCCCGCTGCATAGTTAGGAAAGAGGCCTGTTATGTGCCCTTCTTTTTCCCAATGTTTTAAAACAGGGGTGAATAGTTCCCAAGAAGCTACGACTTCGTTACTAGAGGTAAAGAGCGTTCGATCGCCCAAAATACAATCAAAGAGTAATCGTTCATATGCTTCTGGTGTTTTCGTCTTAAAATAGCTGTCATAGCGAAAATCCATGCTTACGGGACGAACAATATTATTTGTTCCCGGAACCTTACAATTAAATTTCAAAGCAACGCCTTCATCAGGTTGAATACGAATAATTAACAGATCATTTTCTATAGGACACGCAGAACACGATTCGCGAGTAAATAAATTGTAATACGACTTTTTAAAAATTACAGAAATATCCGTGGATCGTTTAGTAAGGCGTTTTCCTGCACGTAAGTAAAAAGGTACACCTAACCAACGAGGATTATCTATAAACATTTTTAATGCTACATAAGTTTCTACCATAGAATCTTCAGCAACATTTTCCTCTTCGCGATAACCAAGGACAGACACATTTTGCACTTCCCCAGGGCCATATTGACCACGAACTATATCTTCTGGAACAAGCGGACGTATTTTTTTAATAATATTAATTTTTTCTTTTTTAATTTCCTCAGAATTAAATGATGTGGGAGGTTCCATGGTTAATAAGCAGAGTAACTGCATCATATGGTTCTGCACCATATCCCGAAGCATTCCTGATTTCTCAAAAAGATTACCTCGTGTGCCTATGCCTATAGATTCGCTAACACTAATTTGCACATGATCAATATATTGAGAATTCCAGCAGGATTCAAACAAGGTATTTGCAAAACGTATAGTAAGGATATTTTGTACAGTTTCCTTCCCTAAGTAATGATCTATACGATAAATAGCATCTTCATGAAGATTTTCATCTATGTACTTTTGTAATTCTTGAGCACTCTGGAGATCAACTCCAAAAGGTTTTTCTATAATTACTCGAGACCACGGGGAGTCTTTACTTTGATTATGATAAAAAAGACGATGCTTATTAATATTTTGAATAATTTCTGGGAAATATTCTGGAGGTGTAGATAGATAGAATAAACGGTTTCCTAGAGTTCCGTGGGTCCTATCAATATCCTCAAGTCTTTCCTTTAATGTTCCATAGCCTTCATCAGAAGAGAAGTTGGATTCATGATAAAATACTCGTGACTCGAACTTTTCCCAAACACGGATATCCAATTCTTCATTAGAAGAAAAATTTTGGATGGCCTGTTTCATTTCTTCACGGAACTGTTCATGGCTCTTTTTTCTTCTTGCGAATCCAACACAAACAAAATTTTCTGAGAGTTTACCCTCTTTAACCAAGTGATATAGAGCGGGAAAAAGCTTACGAGAAGTAAGATCCCCGGTAGCCCCAAAAATGACCATAACACATGGGGGAGATTGAAGTGCTAT encodes:
- the garD gene encoding inclusion membrane protein GarD — translated: MVSPLRGNLYNRELVSSLCELANPTSPHPILTIPEGPLNQLNEGTPASNTSIANLMRLHHIQPPLSYVDNGNINTCSGVKKKPSVSIFHIRPYFIQFNDTENRSKIEQFLYYLCKVVSILLSPVLGKVIHHVFIIYQLAKQYFTLRFNERSIINFITKDETISSWRKGEYIASASALNHSKRSLLYLIAERVANLILGIVSLFSICALVIAIVLCFRAGTRLFDLIAAFAPLAMIISMWDTELSSSISALLTCGIIYAIPGAILYPFFTNPSLEIIFVSGIISCVLGMIYFVFYSITHTCTRRAISSINRSLLSLHISEQIHESGVPNTSLSRSVAKNCLDPYSSLLNRQTFSEEAALGPEEPSYPQDLSGILPLPPPPPYTDRELPPSYEEAIREGRR
- a CDS encoding adenylate kinase, with translation MLINMFYIIMGPPGSGKGTQSQRLSIKLGLPHISSGELLRFDIKKRTPLGIKAQEYIDKGKLVPDALVWNIIKEKLQEPECASGCIIDGFPRTLDQAIWLHEFLVQCHAQYCVIQLDVSQEEVVRRILSRFICPSCNYISSQQESSRCPQCHTELIRRSDDTPETILQRLKNYKTSTEPLTHYYQELGKLLRISSESPPDEVFQRILTGIEVKF
- the zwf gene encoding glucose-6-phosphate dehydrogenase, with the protein product METVSSPRPEEGKIALQSPPCVMVIFGATGDLTSRKLFPALYHLVKEGKLSENFVCVGFARRKKSHEQFREEMKQAIQNFSSNEELDIRVWEKFESRVFYHESNFSSDEGYGTLKERLEDIDRTHGTLGNRLFYLSTPPEYFPEIIQNINKHRLFYHNQSKDSPWSRVIIEKPFGVDLQSAQELQKYIDENLHEDAIYRIDHYLGKETVQNILTIRFANTLFESCWNSQYIDHVQISVSESIGIGTRGNLFEKSGMLRDMVQNHMMQLLCLLTMEPPTSFNSEEIKKEKINIIKKIRPLVPEDIVRGQYGPGEVQNVSVLGYREEENVAEDSMVETYVALKMFIDNPRWLGVPFYLRAGKRLTKRSTDISVIFKKSYYNLFTRESCSACPIENDLLIIRIQPDEGVALKFNCKVPGTNNIVRPVSMDFRYDSYFKTKTPEAYERLLFDCILGDRTLFTSSNEVVASWELFTPVLKHWEKEGHITGLFPNYAAGSSGPKQAEDLLLADGKSWRPL
- the pgl gene encoding 6-phosphogluconolactonase, which gives rise to MATLINFNNEHKLLLTKKRELFIDLASRDWIATANKAIQNNNAFFVALSGGSTPLAIFKSLVENKSKILDSSKIFLFWGDERNVPPTSVDSNYGQAMSLLKELNIPEEQVFRMPIEDPQGAEKYQEIIEKLVPQSSFDMIMLGIGEDGHTLSLFPNTQAIRETTRLVVFNDVPQLHTRRMTLTFRAVHKAKHVVVYVQGESKKKIIKNLFSLPRSVSSPYPIEMIGKEQTSLFWILSPDAYEASDFNAISSIYKLDIL
- a CDS encoding C40 family peptidase; the encoded protein is MQHYRLCSSVSNLLSQDGGLETQLLFGERCLLDDGGKYYAYSQIIYSRKHNVWHPYPGYISEQFDAIPGYLAPNALVKTFDAFLEPWHIPLPYGSALVIDPFGNVCLPRNFPSVSKDGKAFCDLNHLRFLNESFSLTTLLQESQKFLDFPYLWGGRCAHNCLVNSGVDCSGFIQILFQANGWNIPRNSRDQYQDCTFIDSFNSLPLGGFVFLQEDKDKHISHIMLKTSSTSLIHALQPAGKVVYFEIGKDGEFAEDRFYFPKKEGKAFFGIPKKRKIFF
- the garD gene encoding inclusion membrane protein GarD, producing the protein MPLQSMIISNNDRLSEHALNITEKYGFLCLSHDGVKTYLSSRSLPSSTTMNDLAKSSGVGINLLRSLKSAGVAVATVTGIDLTSRLIERVLWIKYLCNMLNPPNSERGKKLDDLFIGIALSIFLSLVLIIFGPSFVSVVTGAIKIHRASQVIWACNRENKQLQLLESINANNLQPLQRAAIRTSIEANKQMKNTYIKYRATRIAFLLTSLIVCIALFALAAGVILAFCSSATSAAITSAIIGCGVSGGCLLLFGCLGFIAASVYEHRKQSQATVTLQQAILCTMVSDQIVKKPGDYQRSVISQEIANTCYRAP